A DNA window from Kitasatospora atroaurantiaca contains the following coding sequences:
- the truA gene encoding tRNA pseudouridine(38-40) synthase TruA, translated as MLKDCEQTPQQQEGPADGTVRIRLDLAYQGAEFSGWARQPGRRTVQGEIEDALRVVTRSEQTYDLTVAGRTDAGVHARGQVAHVDLPVELWAAHGEKLLRRLAGRLPGDVRVYRMTEAPAGFDARFAAIWRRYAYRVADHPGGVDPLLRGHVLWHDRPLDIEKMNEAAKLLLGEHDFAAYCKKREGATTIRTLLDLYWERVPADSHTAGVAGSLAVATVRADAFCHNMVRALVGAMLLVGDGHRPVEFPGEVLAGGVRNSAVNVIRPYGLTLEEVGYPADDQLADRNRAARRMRTLPGLAG; from the coding sequence GTGCTCAAGGACTGCGAGCAGACGCCGCAGCAGCAGGAGGGCCCGGCCGACGGGACCGTCCGCATCCGGCTGGACCTGGCGTACCAGGGCGCGGAGTTCTCGGGGTGGGCGCGCCAGCCCGGCCGCCGTACCGTCCAGGGCGAGATCGAGGACGCGCTGCGGGTGGTCACCCGGAGCGAGCAGACGTACGACCTCACGGTGGCCGGCCGGACGGACGCCGGGGTGCACGCCCGGGGTCAGGTCGCGCACGTGGACCTGCCGGTCGAGCTGTGGGCCGCGCACGGGGAGAAGCTGCTGCGCCGGCTGGCCGGGCGGCTCCCGGGCGATGTCCGGGTCTACCGGATGACCGAGGCGCCGGCGGGCTTCGACGCGCGGTTCGCGGCGATCTGGCGCCGGTACGCCTACCGGGTCGCCGACCACCCGGGCGGGGTCGACCCGCTGCTGCGCGGGCACGTGCTCTGGCACGACCGGCCGCTGGACATCGAGAAGATGAACGAGGCCGCGAAGCTGCTGCTGGGCGAGCACGACTTCGCCGCGTACTGCAAGAAGCGCGAGGGCGCGACCACCATCCGCACCCTGCTCGACCTGTACTGGGAGCGGGTGCCCGCCGACAGCCACACGGCCGGGGTGGCCGGCTCGCTGGCGGTGGCGACGGTGCGCGCCGACGCCTTCTGCCACAACATGGTGCGCGCGCTGGTCGGCGCGATGCTGCTGGTCGGCGACGGGCACCGGCCGGTGGAGTTCCCCGGCGAGGTGCTGGCCGGCGGGGTGCGCAACTCCGCCGTCAACGTCATCCGCCCGTACGGGCTGACGCTGGAGGAGGTCGGCTACCCGGCCGACGACCAGCTCGCGGACCGGAACCGGGCCGCCCGCCGGATGCGCACCCTGCCGGGCCTGGCGGGCTGA
- the rplQ gene encoding 50S ribosomal protein L17, which translates to MPRPTKGARLGGGPHHEPLLLAGLARELFQYGRITTTEAKARRLRPLAEKLITKAKKGDIHNRRIVRKTITDVSVLHTLFTEIAPRYENRPGGYTRITKIGGRRGDNAPMAVIELVEALTVAQTAVGEAEAATKRAVKEADEATTVEATEAETA; encoded by the coding sequence ATGCCGCGTCCCACCAAGGGTGCCCGCCTCGGCGGCGGCCCGCACCACGAGCCCCTGCTGCTCGCCGGTCTGGCCCGTGAGCTGTTCCAGTACGGCCGCATCACCACCACGGAGGCCAAGGCTCGCCGCCTGCGCCCGCTGGCGGAGAAGCTGATCACCAAGGCCAAGAAGGGCGACATCCACAACCGTCGCATCGTCCGCAAGACGATCACCGACGTGTCTGTGCTGCACACCCTCTTCACCGAGATCGCGCCGCGCTACGAGAACCGTCCGGGTGGTTACACCCGCATCACGAAGATCGGCGGTCGCCGCGGCGACAACGCGCCGATGGCCGTGATCGAGCTGGTCGAGGCCCTGACCGTCGCGCAGACCGCCGTCGGCGAGGCCGAGGCTGCCACCAAGCGCGCCGTCAAGGAGGCCGACGAGGCCACCACCGTCGAGGCCACCGAGGCCGAGACCGCCTGA
- a CDS encoding DNA-directed RNA polymerase subunit alpha, whose translation MLIAQRPSLTEEVVDEFRSRFVIEPLEPGFGYTLGNSLRRTLLSSIPGAAVTSIRIDGVLHEFTTVPGVKEDVTDLILNIKQLVVSSEHDEPVVMYLRKQGPGVVTAADIAPPAGVEVHNPELVLATLNGKGKLEMELTVERGRGYVSAVQNKASGQEIGRIPVDSIYSPVLKVTYKVEATRVEQRTDFDKLIVDVETKPAMRPRDAMASAGKTLVELFGLARELNIDAEGIDMGPSPTDAALAADLALPIEELELTVRSYNCLKREGIHTVGELVARSEADLLDIRNFGAKSIDEVKAKLAGMGLALKDSPPGFDPTAAADAFGADDLDDAGYAETEQY comes from the coding sequence ATGCTGATCGCTCAGCGCCCCTCGCTGACCGAAGAGGTCGTAGACGAGTTCCGCTCGCGGTTCGTGATCGAGCCGCTCGAGCCGGGCTTCGGCTACACCCTCGGCAACTCTCTCCGCCGTACGCTCCTCTCGTCGATCCCCGGCGCTGCTGTCACCAGCATCCGGATCGACGGTGTCCTGCACGAGTTCACCACCGTGCCGGGCGTCAAGGAGGACGTCACCGACCTCATCCTCAACATCAAGCAGCTGGTCGTCTCCTCGGAGCACGACGAGCCGGTCGTGATGTACCTGCGCAAGCAGGGCCCGGGTGTCGTCACCGCCGCCGACATCGCGCCCCCGGCCGGTGTCGAGGTGCACAACCCCGAGCTGGTTCTCGCCACGCTCAACGGCAAGGGCAAGCTGGAGATGGAGCTGACCGTCGAGCGCGGTCGCGGCTACGTCTCCGCCGTGCAGAACAAGGCTTCCGGCCAGGAGATCGGCCGCATCCCGGTCGACTCGATCTACAGCCCCGTGCTGAAGGTCACCTACAAGGTCGAGGCCACCCGTGTCGAGCAGCGGACCGACTTCGACAAGCTGATCGTCGACGTCGAGACCAAGCCCGCCATGCGCCCCCGTGACGCCATGGCCTCGGCCGGTAAGACCCTGGTGGAGCTGTTCGGTCTCGCCCGCGAGCTGAACATCGACGCCGAGGGCATCGACATGGGCCCGTCCCCGACGGACGCCGCCCTGGCCGCCGACCTGGCGCTGCCGATCGAGGAGCTCGAGCTCACCGTTCGGTCCTACAACTGCCTCAAGCGCGAGGGCATCCACACCGTGGGTGAGCTCGTGGCCCGCTCCGAGGCCGACCTGCTCGACATCCGCAACTTCGGTGCGAAGTCGATCGACGAGGTCAAGGCGAAGCTGGCCGGCATGGGCCTGGCCCTCAAGGACAGCCCGCCCGGATTCGACCCGACCGCTGCCGCCGACGCCTTCGGCGCCGACGACCTGGACGACGCGGGTTACGCGGAGACCGAGCAGTACTGA
- the rpsK gene encoding 30S ribosomal protein S11 yields the protein MPPKGRQAAGAKKVRRKEKKNVAHGHAHIKSTFNNTIVSITDPSGNVISWASAGHVGFKGSRKSTPFAAQMAAEAAARRAQEHGMRKVDVFVKGPGSGRETAIRSLQATGLEVGSIQDVTPTPHNGCRPPKRRRV from the coding sequence ATGCCCCCCAAGGGTCGTCAGGCTGCCGGCGCCAAGAAGGTGCGCCGCAAGGAGAAGAAGAACGTCGCTCACGGGCACGCCCACATCAAGAGCACGTTCAACAACACGATCGTTTCGATCACCGACCCCTCGGGCAACGTGATCTCCTGGGCCTCCGCCGGCCACGTCGGCTTCAAGGGCTCGCGCAAGTCCACCCCGTTCGCCGCGCAGATGGCCGCCGAGGCTGCCGCTCGCCGCGCGCAGGAGCACGGCATGCGCAAGGTCGACGTCTTCGTGAAGGGTCCGGGCTCCGGCCGCGAGACCGCGATCCGTTCGCTCCAGGCCACCGGCCTCGAGGTCGGCTCGATCCAGGACGTCACCCCCACCCCGCACAACGGCTGCCGTCCGCCGAAGCGCCGCCGCGTCTGA
- the rpsM gene encoding 30S ribosomal protein S13 translates to MARLAGVDLPREKRIEIALTYVYGIGRTRAQQSLAETGVNPDIRVRDISEDDLVKLAQWIDANYTVEGDLRREVAADIRRKVEIGCYEGLRHRRGLPVRGQRTHTNARTRKGPRRAIAGKKKPGKK, encoded by the coding sequence ATGGCACGCCTCGCCGGCGTTGATCTCCCCCGCGAGAAGCGGATCGAGATCGCCCTCACGTACGTCTACGGCATCGGCCGTACCCGCGCCCAGCAGTCGCTGGCCGAGACGGGCGTGAACCCCGACATCCGCGTTCGCGACATCTCCGAGGACGACCTCGTCAAGCTCGCCCAGTGGATCGACGCCAACTACACGGTCGAGGGTGACCTCCGCCGTGAGGTTGCCGCCGACATCCGCCGCAAGGTCGAGATCGGCTGCTACGAGGGTCTGCGTCACCGCCGCGGCCTGCCGGTCCGCGGTCAGCGCACCCACACCAACGCGCGTACCCGTAAGGGCCCGCGTCGCGCGATTGCCGGCAAGAAGAAGCCGGGCAAGAAGTAG
- the rpmJ gene encoding 50S ribosomal protein L36, producing MKVKPSVKKICDKCKVIRRHGRVMVICDNLRHKQRQG from the coding sequence ATGAAGGTCAAGCCGAGCGTCAAGAAGATCTGCGACAAGTGCAAGGTGATCCGCCGCCACGGCCGGGTCATGGTGATCTGCGACAACCTGCGCCACAAGCAGCGCCAGGGCTGA
- the infA gene encoding translation initiation factor IF-1, translating to MAKKQGAIEIEGTVIESLPNAMFKVELQNGHKVLAHISGKMRMHYIRILPDDRVVVELSPYDLTRGRIVYRYK from the coding sequence ATGGCAAAGAAGCAAGGCGCCATTGAGATCGAGGGCACCGTGATCGAGTCTCTCCCGAACGCCATGTTCAAGGTTGAGCTGCAGAACGGTCACAAGGTCCTCGCGCACATCAGCGGCAAGATGCGGATGCACTACATCCGTATCCTCCCGGACGACCGGGTCGTTGTGGAGCTCAGCCCCTACGACCTGACGCGCGGCCGGATCGTCTACCGCTACAAGTAA
- the mscL gene encoding large conductance mechanosensitive channel protein MscL produces MLKGFRDFMMRGNVIDMAVGVVIGAAFTAVVTGFVSAFLTPLVGVVVGAAGDFSKYHFEVGGVVFPYGQFLNVLIAFIMTAAVLYFCVVLPVTKASARYLPKKPKVAKRPCPECLTEIPEAARRCSACTAEVAPLAVR; encoded by the coding sequence GTGCTCAAGGGCTTCCGGGACTTCATGATGCGCGGCAACGTCATCGACATGGCGGTCGGTGTCGTCATCGGTGCGGCTTTCACCGCGGTGGTGACCGGCTTCGTGTCGGCCTTCCTCACCCCGCTGGTCGGCGTGGTGGTCGGCGCGGCCGGCGACTTCAGCAAGTACCACTTCGAGGTCGGCGGGGTCGTCTTCCCCTACGGTCAGTTCCTGAACGTGCTGATCGCGTTCATCATGACCGCCGCGGTGCTGTACTTCTGCGTGGTGCTGCCGGTCACCAAGGCCAGCGCCCGCTACCTGCCGAAGAAGCCCAAGGTCGCGAAGCGTCCCTGCCCCGAGTGCCTCACCGAGATCCCCGAGGCCGCCCGCCGCTGCTCGGCCTGCACCGCCGAGGTCGCGCCGCTGGCCGTGCGCTGA
- the map gene encoding type I methionyl aminopeptidase produces MVEIKTPEQIAKMRAAGLVVAEALKACREAVAPGVTTQELNDIAAKVIADHGATSNFRAHHGGLWFPGVICASVNNEVVHGIPGDRRLMEGDLISIDCGAIVDGWHGDAAISVPVGEVRPEVAMLSQVTEGSMWAGIAQMKKNNRLVEVSKAIEGFIRRQPLPPKGKWGITEGYGGHGIGTAMHMEPHVLNYVERGRGKGPKLVPGTVLAIEPMVSLGTPHTTVLEDDWTVVTNDGTWAAHWEHSVAITEQGPLVLTAFDGGKAALAALGVTAAPDPLA; encoded by the coding sequence ATGGTGGAGATCAAGACCCCCGAGCAGATCGCGAAGATGCGGGCGGCCGGCCTGGTCGTCGCCGAGGCGCTCAAGGCCTGCCGGGAGGCAGTGGCCCCGGGGGTGACCACCCAGGAGCTCAACGACATCGCGGCGAAGGTCATCGCCGACCACGGCGCCACCTCCAACTTCCGCGCCCACCACGGCGGCCTCTGGTTCCCCGGTGTGATCTGCGCCTCGGTCAACAACGAGGTCGTGCACGGCATCCCCGGCGACCGGCGGCTGATGGAGGGCGACCTGATCTCCATCGACTGCGGCGCGATCGTGGACGGCTGGCACGGCGACGCCGCCATCAGCGTCCCGGTCGGTGAGGTGCGGCCCGAGGTCGCGATGCTCAGCCAGGTCACCGAGGGCTCGATGTGGGCCGGTATCGCCCAGATGAAGAAGAACAACCGCCTGGTCGAGGTCTCCAAGGCGATCGAGGGCTTCATCCGCCGCCAGCCGCTTCCCCCGAAGGGCAAGTGGGGCATCACCGAGGGCTACGGCGGCCACGGCATCGGCACCGCGATGCACATGGAGCCGCACGTGCTGAACTACGTGGAGCGCGGGCGCGGCAAGGGCCCCAAGCTCGTCCCCGGCACCGTGCTGGCCATCGAGCCCATGGTCTCGCTCGGCACGCCGCACACCACGGTCCTGGAGGACGACTGGACGGTCGTCACCAATGACGGGACCTGGGCCGCGCACTGGGAGCACTCGGTGGCCATCACCGAGCAGGGCCCGCTGGTGCTGACCGCCTTCGACGGCGGCAAGGCCGCGCTGGCGGCCCTCGGCGTGACGGCGGCACCGGACCCGCTGGCCTGA